One window from the genome of Cyclobacterium amurskyense encodes:
- a CDS encoding Crp/Fnr family transcriptional regulator, whose translation MTKENLSSYLPFFSDFRLLEALTKEGKIMNIKSGEAIIEPGQFIKMVPILLSGSLKVLRLDEEGKELLLYYIDPGETCALSLTCCSSYRPSEIRAVAEEDSVLLSVPVDQHEKWTEEFKQWKNYVTDSYRIKFQELLKTLDAVAFKRMDERLMRYLVTKMKQLKTNELYTTHQEIANELGTSREVVSRLLKQLEKKKWIELGRNVIYIRDDFEELISKFN comes from the coding sequence ATTACAAAAGAAAACTTATCTAGTTACTTACCTTTTTTCTCAGATTTCCGACTTTTAGAGGCGCTGACAAAAGAGGGTAAGATTATGAACATTAAAAGTGGGGAGGCGATAATTGAGCCAGGCCAATTCATTAAAATGGTTCCCATATTACTTTCAGGGAGTTTAAAAGTTTTGCGTTTGGATGAAGAAGGCAAAGAATTGTTGTTGTATTATATAGACCCGGGAGAAACCTGTGCTTTATCCCTTACCTGTTGTTCTTCCTACAGGCCAAGTGAAATCAGGGCGGTAGCAGAAGAGGACAGTGTGTTGCTAAGTGTTCCTGTGGATCAACATGAAAAATGGACAGAAGAATTTAAACAGTGGAAAAATTATGTTACTGATTCTTACAGGATTAAATTTCAAGAGTTACTAAAAACCTTGGATGCTGTAGCGTTTAAGCGCATGGATGAACGATTGATGCGCTATCTGGTAACAAAAATGAAGCAATTGAAAACCAATGAGCTTTATACCACACATCAGGAAATCGCCAATGAACTTGGTACCTCGAGGGAGGTTGTTTCAAGGTTACTTAAACAGTTAGAGAAAAAGAAGTGGATCGAATTGGGTAGAAACGTCATCTATATTAGGGATGATTTTGAAGAGTTGATCAGTAAATTTAATTGA
- a CDS encoding IS3 family transposase: MAQLCELFGKSRQGYYKALNYIYRGAFEEEVVLSLVLKIRKKAKTSRWGLRKINPLIQKDLIGMKIKIGRDKLFDLLRVNGLLVTKRKRKFFTTQSHHWLRKYHNLVENMVVYRPNQLWVSDITYLLLNGQVMYLYLITDAYSQKIVGWNLSLDLKAESALEALKVAFQSQENINHYSLVHHSDRGVQYCSYDYTDLLKKKKVWISMTKPASPHENAIAERVNGILKEEWLEDIAGETNINPKKYIIKIIKIYNDMRPHESLGNLTPNQVHDEGFTRHDTERVIGKKYNWKKKTEPVKARSENSNAIGPNDYSLASCSSAELASALSWYCKLNETS, from the coding sequence TTGGCCCAACTTTGTGAATTGTTTGGCAAGAGCAGGCAGGGCTACTATAAAGCTTTAAATTATATTTACCGCGGGGCATTTGAGGAAGAGGTGGTCTTGAGTCTTGTTTTAAAGATCAGAAAGAAGGCCAAAACATCCAGATGGGGGTTGAGAAAGATAAACCCTCTGATTCAGAAAGACCTAATAGGAATGAAAATCAAGATAGGCAGGGATAAACTGTTTGATTTGCTTCGAGTGAACGGGTTATTAGTAACCAAAAGAAAAAGGAAGTTTTTCACTACCCAAAGCCATCATTGGCTTAGGAAGTACCATAACCTGGTAGAAAACATGGTTGTCTACAGGCCCAACCAGTTATGGGTTTCCGATATTACCTACCTTTTACTAAATGGGCAAGTCATGTATCTGTATCTTATTACGGATGCTTATTCCCAGAAAATAGTGGGCTGGAATCTTTCTCTGGATCTGAAGGCTGAATCAGCACTTGAAGCCCTGAAGGTGGCTTTCCAGTCTCAAGAAAACATTAACCATTATTCCCTTGTCCATCATTCGGACCGTGGGGTACAGTACTGCAGTTATGATTACACCGACCTATTGAAAAAGAAGAAAGTTTGGATCAGTATGACGAAGCCCGCTTCACCACATGAAAATGCCATAGCGGAAAGAGTAAATGGAATCCTAAAGGAAGAGTGGCTGGAGGATATTGCAGGAGAAACAAATATCAACCCGAAAAAATACATCATTAAAATTATCAAAATCTATAATGATATGAGACCACACGAGAGTTTAGGAAATCTAACACCTAACCAAGTACATGACGAAGGTTTTACAAGGCATGATACCGAACGCGTTATTGGAAAGAAATATAATTGGAAAAAGAAGACCGAACCTGTCAAGGCCCGGTCTGAAAATAGCAACGCTATCGGACCAAACGACTATTCCTTGGCAAGTTGCTCCTCAGCAGAGCTTGCCTCCGCTTTATCGTGGTACTGTAAGTTAAATGAAACTTCTTAG
- a CDS encoding DUF4372 domain-containing protein, translating into MLFCHFAKSTSVREISNGLRSATGNLNHLGLTKAPSKSSISYQNKRRDSDLFRDLYYSLLGSLGQQASVKRSKLRIKGPVYLLDATVISLCLSVFDWATFRTKKGAVKMHTLLEYEGKLPVNVNITEGSVGDNKGAYNPPKKG; encoded by the coding sequence ATGTTGTTCTGCCATTTTGCCAAGAGCACATCGGTAAGGGAGATTTCCAATGGGCTTCGGTCTGCCACTGGGAACCTTAACCATCTTGGCCTTACCAAAGCCCCATCCAAATCAAGTATCAGCTATCAAAACAAACGAAGGGATTCGGACCTTTTTAGGGACCTTTACTATTCTCTGTTGGGAAGTTTAGGACAGCAGGCATCTGTCAAAAGGTCCAAACTCAGAATCAAGGGCCCTGTTTATTTGCTAGACGCCACAGTGATTAGCCTTTGCCTTTCGGTGTTTGATTGGGCTACTTTCCGTACCAAAAAGGGAGCAGTAAAGATGCATACGCTACTGGAATATGAAGGAAAACTCCCTGTTAACGTGAATATTACCGAAGGGAGTGTCGGTGACAACAAGGGGGCTTACAATCCCCCTAAAAAAGGGTGA
- a CDS encoding DUF4372 domain-containing protein gives MCNITLFSQIIKKIDRSIFKKLVKEKQTDKGCKGFDSWTHLVFDVVLPFCQEHIGKGDFQWASVCHWEP, from the coding sequence ATGTGTAATATTACATTGTTTTCACAGATTATAAAAAAGATTGATCGTTCTATTTTCAAGAAATTGGTAAAGGAAAAGCAAACCGACAAGGGCTGCAAGGGATTTGACAGCTGGACGCACCTGGTTTTCGATGTTGTTCTGCCATTTTGCCAAGAGCACATCGGTAAGGGAGATTTCCAATGGGCTTCGGTCTGCCACTGGGAACCTTAA
- a CDS encoding alpha-L-fucosidase, translating into MNSKLFLLGLSIFFFVSCQSSQTDPINPVLPIPDERQLAWQEMEFYAFAHFNMNTFTNMEWGMGDEDPALFNPTDFDPKQWAKVCKEAGMKGIIITAKHHDGFCLWPTATTEHSVKNAVWKDGKGDIVKEVAEAFRAEGLKFGVYLSPWDRNNPDYGTPEYIEVFRAQLRELLTNYGEIFEVWFDGANGGSGYYGGANEERRVDKKNYYDWPGTIEIIRELQPQAVIFGDAGPDVRWVGNEHGFAYPTTWSNLMRDSIYGGMPEYSKKYSSGQENGTHWVPAEADVSIRPGWYYHPYEDHKVKSLPELLDIYYNSIGRNSSLLLNFPVDRRGQIHENDVKQLKKLVAKVKEDFSQKIPLKSSNLSASSENGQYSVENLLNSEMMTFWSPKAGELPASVTINFDEARTFNRFLVQENISLGQRVKSFELEILNENKEWKSIAKETTIGYKRILRLPDTKAMAVKFTIHNAKESPVISHLAFFDAPKLLLPPEISRDKNGTVELNVIEGGLEVYYSLDGQDPIKSGKVYSEAFSVMQPTKLKAVTKDPISGKFSEMIEVDLQLAKKNWKVIGGGENAGNLIDEDPSSNYVSDQNLATIDLGEKQEVAGFTYFPMQNRYMSGLIKTYVFYTSMDGKSWQKAGEGEFGNIANSPIEQRVEFDPKEARFIKLKVKSTTDGQPASFAELGVLLTQ; encoded by the coding sequence ATGAACAGTAAATTATTTCTTCTCGGCCTTTCAATTTTCTTTTTTGTGAGCTGTCAATCCTCACAAACAGATCCTATTAATCCAGTCCTTCCCATCCCAGATGAAAGGCAACTTGCCTGGCAGGAGATGGAGTTTTATGCCTTTGCCCATTTTAATATGAATACCTTCACCAATATGGAATGGGGTATGGGCGATGAAGATCCTGCTTTGTTTAATCCTACGGATTTTGACCCCAAACAGTGGGCGAAGGTTTGTAAAGAGGCAGGGATGAAAGGGATCATAATTACAGCAAAGCACCATGATGGTTTTTGCCTTTGGCCTACAGCTACCACCGAGCACTCTGTAAAAAATGCGGTTTGGAAAGATGGTAAAGGAGATATTGTCAAAGAAGTAGCTGAAGCATTTAGAGCTGAAGGCTTGAAGTTTGGGGTATACCTTTCTCCTTGGGATAGAAATAACCCGGATTATGGCACTCCAGAATACATTGAAGTGTTTAGAGCCCAACTAAGGGAGTTGCTTACCAACTATGGGGAGATTTTTGAGGTTTGGTTTGATGGAGCAAATGGTGGTTCCGGTTATTATGGGGGAGCCAATGAAGAACGCAGGGTGGATAAAAAGAATTATTACGATTGGCCCGGGACGATTGAAATCATCCGGGAACTTCAGCCTCAGGCTGTGATCTTCGGAGATGCAGGCCCTGATGTTAGATGGGTAGGGAATGAACATGGTTTTGCTTATCCGACTACCTGGTCCAATCTTATGAGAGATTCTATATACGGTGGAATGCCGGAATATTCAAAGAAATATTCCTCCGGTCAGGAAAATGGAACCCATTGGGTGCCAGCAGAAGCGGATGTGTCTATCCGTCCAGGTTGGTATTACCATCCTTATGAGGACCATAAAGTGAAATCACTCCCCGAGTTATTGGATATTTATTACAACAGTATAGGAAGAAACAGCTCTTTATTACTTAATTTTCCTGTAGATAGAAGAGGGCAGATTCATGAAAATGATGTGAAACAGTTGAAGAAGTTGGTAGCCAAGGTGAAGGAGGATTTTAGCCAAAAAATACCTTTAAAAAGCAGTAATCTATCTGCTTCATCTGAAAATGGTCAATATTCTGTAGAAAATTTATTGAATTCAGAAATGATGACTTTCTGGAGTCCAAAGGCTGGTGAACTGCCGGCTTCTGTTACCATTAACTTTGATGAAGCCCGGACTTTCAATCGGTTTTTGGTTCAGGAAAACATCTCATTGGGACAAAGAGTGAAGTCCTTCGAACTTGAAATCCTAAATGAAAATAAAGAATGGAAAAGTATAGCCAAAGAGACAACCATTGGCTACAAAAGAATCCTCAGACTTCCTGACACAAAGGCAATGGCTGTAAAATTTACCATTCATAATGCCAAAGAGAGTCCCGTAATAAGTCATCTGGCTTTCTTTGATGCACCCAAACTATTATTGCCACCGGAAATTTCCAGAGATAAAAACGGAACGGTAGAATTGAATGTGATAGAAGGGGGACTAGAGGTGTATTATAGCCTTGATGGGCAAGATCCTATAAAGTCAGGTAAGGTTTATAGCGAAGCATTTTCAGTAATGCAACCTACTAAGTTGAAGGCAGTGACCAAAGATCCAATTTCTGGAAAATTCAGTGAAATGATAGAAGTTGATCTCCAATTGGCTAAAAAGAATTGGAAAGTAATAGGTGGAGGAGAGAATGCTGGTAATCTTATAGATGAAGACCCATCTAGCAATTATGTAAGTGATCAAAACCTAGCCACCATAGACCTGGGAGAAAAACAGGAGGTTGCCGGTTTCACCTATTTCCCCATGCAGAATAGATACATGTCGGGCCTGATTAAGACCTATGTGTTTTATACCAGTATGGATGGGAAAAGCTGGCAAAAAGCTGGAGAAGGTGAGTTTGGGAATATAGCCAATAGTCCCATTGAACAAAGAGTGGAATTTGACCCCAAGGAAGCAAGGTTTATCAAGTTGAAAGTAAAAAGCACAACAGATGGTCAACCGGCTAGTTTTGCTGAACTGGGCGTGCTATTAACTCAATAA
- a CDS encoding DUF1328 domain-containing protein, translated as MLTWVITFLVVALIAAVLGFGGIASGLASIAKVIFYIFIVLLLISLVAGGVNGF; from the coding sequence ATGTTAACTTGGGTAATCACATTTCTAGTAGTCGCTTTAATAGCTGCCGTTTTAGGTTTTGGAGGAATTGCCTCCGGATTAGCCTCTATTGCTAAAGTAATATTTTATATATTCATTGTCTTGCTGCTGATAAGTCTTGTAGCTGGAGGAGTAAATGGATTTTAA
- a CDS encoding DUF3037 domain-containing protein encodes MQENQLYEYAVLRVVPRVEREEFINVGVILCDHKSGFLGVKIHLSREKILALDPDADIEMIQLNLSSFEKICDGKSNGGQIATMDLASRFRWLTAVRSSVIQTSRPHPGLSKDLSKTLQELFEEYVL; translated from the coding sequence ATGCAAGAAAATCAATTATATGAATATGCGGTCTTGCGCGTAGTACCAAGGGTGGAACGCGAAGAGTTTATAAATGTGGGCGTTATTTTGTGTGACCACAAAAGTGGCTTTTTAGGGGTGAAAATTCACCTTTCCAGGGAAAAGATCCTGGCATTAGATCCAGATGCTGACATTGAAATGATCCAATTGAACTTGAGTTCTTTCGAAAAAATTTGTGATGGAAAATCTAATGGAGGACAAATTGCAACAATGGACCTGGCTTCACGCTTCAGGTGGCTGACCGCCGTGAGAAGTTCTGTAATCCAAACCTCAAGACCCCACCCAGGATTGAGTAAAGACCTGAGCAAAACTTTGCAAGAGCTATTTGAAGAATATGTATTGTAG
- a CDS encoding HipA family kinase: MEQLPQLRTVNVTRYMQPLREGGSLPALAAADDGFNYVLKFRGAGQREKALIAELLGGEIARLLGLKIPELVFANLDPAFGRSEGDEEIQDLLKGSQGLNLALHFLSGAINFDPLVSKVDPLLASKIVWLDMFITNVDRTFRNTNMLMWNRELWLIDHGAAFLFQHGWTRWKENATKSFPIITNHVLLQQAEKLAEVNDEFTSILNEDKINAIVSLIPDEWLLAGRDGENAEELRTVYADFLKLRLSYADQFTKEANDARKSII; the protein is encoded by the coding sequence ATGGAACAATTACCACAATTGCGTACAGTAAATGTGACCAGGTACATGCAGCCATTAAGGGAAGGTGGATCACTTCCAGCCCTTGCAGCTGCTGACGATGGTTTTAATTACGTATTGAAATTCCGAGGTGCAGGCCAACGTGAAAAAGCATTGATAGCAGAACTCCTTGGCGGAGAGATCGCACGATTGCTAGGGCTTAAAATTCCCGAGCTTGTCTTTGCCAACCTGGATCCTGCATTTGGCAGATCTGAAGGAGACGAAGAGATACAGGATTTATTAAAGGGCAGCCAAGGCTTAAACCTGGCTTTGCATTTCTTATCCGGTGCCATCAATTTTGATCCTTTGGTTTCAAAGGTTGATCCATTACTGGCTTCAAAAATTGTTTGGTTAGACATGTTTATCACAAATGTAGACCGGACTTTTAGGAACACAAATATGCTAATGTGGAACCGAGAGCTTTGGCTCATTGACCATGGCGCTGCATTTTTGTTTCAACACGGCTGGACAAGATGGAAAGAAAATGCGACCAAGTCATTTCCCATTATTACCAACCATGTGCTACTCCAGCAAGCTGAAAAATTGGCTGAGGTCAATGATGAATTCACTTCTATTTTAAATGAGGATAAGATTAACGCCATTGTTTCTCTGATACCTGATGAGTGGTTATTAGCAGGAAGAGATGGGGAAAATGCTGAGGAACTACGAACGGTTTATGCCGATTTTCTAAAGCTAAGATTGTCTTATGCGGATCAATTCACCAAAGAAGCAAACGATGCAAGAAAATCAATTATATGA
- a CDS encoding Crp/Fnr family transcriptional regulator, with protein sequence MNISDFLKALVPFTNDELDDILKHFKKEAVPKNQILVRQGEVSKTLYFIESGLGRSYYLNQAGKEITQWFFGSGKFMASADSFFQQCPSLYFIEVLEDTVIYSITKEKLDELFDTYPKMEKLGRLVTTEMLTKVVNKLNAIQFQTAKERYEYMLAEFPDIAYQVSLGHIASYLGMTQETLSRIRKSNSSK encoded by the coding sequence ATGAACATTTCCGATTTTTTGAAAGCATTGGTACCTTTTACAAATGATGAGCTAGATGACATCCTCAAACATTTTAAAAAAGAGGCTGTCCCAAAGAATCAAATTCTTGTTCGCCAAGGAGAGGTTTCTAAAACCTTGTACTTTATAGAAAGCGGACTGGGTAGAAGTTATTACCTTAATCAGGCGGGTAAGGAAATCACCCAATGGTTTTTCGGTAGTGGTAAGTTTATGGCCAGTGCAGACAGCTTTTTCCAGCAATGTCCCAGTTTGTATTTTATTGAAGTTTTAGAAGATACTGTGATATACAGTATCACAAAAGAAAAGCTGGATGAATTGTTTGACACCTATCCAAAAATGGAAAAGCTTGGAAGGCTGGTCACCACTGAAATGCTTACCAAAGTAGTGAATAAATTAAATGCCATTCAATTTCAAACAGCCAAAGAAAGGTATGAATACATGCTTGCTGAGTTTCCGGACATTGCTTATCAAGTCTCTTTGGGCCATATCGCTTCCTATTTAGGTATGACGCAGGAAACTTTAAGCCGCATCAGGAAAAGCAATTCGAGTAAATAA
- a CDS encoding TolC family protein: MKPYKGAFAILLIFLATVMPSVTKGQQLDPILKGLINKGLSKSQTVNGKYLDAEQAGIDQKLAKSVFLPKITLNGSYTHLNDDITFDENTKNLLTETQKLVIKDAVGLPFNSTFPNTLPLQEVPVLQNQNILRSSVDVDWVLFSGLEASNALQASKHKEASLNYLGMAEEDKIALQIIEAYDKLALVRASKKVLTTSEDYLNEQAIYVSKAIENGLATPISRNKIELAKQQLEAKKLEFEHNNTLLIEVLHQLTGKSRADLKMLQPQLHSFSVDADSNWEKRNEIKALEEAEQATQYQAKMIKSNFIPKVAMKGHYEFIEENLSLLDPKWYVGVGLKWNVFDGNQSRLKRRKVQLETAKYREQIEEANEMIELAISKAEISYESALLNTKIVKKEIELANENYEMVNTQYKNNLASINDVLDALNDVEKANFKLQESYFKERRAVADLLHAKGILNY; the protein is encoded by the coding sequence ATGAAACCATACAAAGGAGCATTTGCGATTCTATTGATTTTTCTTGCAACGGTGATGCCTTCGGTAACAAAGGGGCAGCAACTAGATCCAATATTGAAAGGACTGATCAATAAAGGGCTAAGTAAAAGCCAAACCGTCAATGGTAAATATCTTGATGCAGAACAGGCTGGAATTGACCAAAAATTGGCAAAATCGGTATTCTTGCCCAAAATTACTTTAAACGGTAGTTATACCCATTTGAATGATGACATTACTTTTGATGAAAATACAAAAAACCTGTTAACGGAGACCCAAAAGCTTGTTATCAAAGACGCTGTCGGATTACCTTTTAACTCAACTTTTCCAAATACCCTTCCACTTCAGGAGGTGCCGGTTTTACAAAACCAAAATATTCTGAGGTCATCGGTAGATGTAGATTGGGTATTGTTTAGCGGGCTGGAAGCAAGCAATGCACTCCAAGCGAGCAAACACAAGGAAGCCTCTCTGAATTACTTAGGGATGGCGGAGGAAGATAAAATCGCCTTACAAATCATAGAAGCCTATGATAAACTTGCTTTGGTAAGAGCATCAAAAAAAGTGCTCACTACTTCAGAAGACTATTTGAATGAACAGGCAATCTATGTCAGTAAGGCCATCGAAAATGGTCTGGCAACACCCATCAGTCGAAATAAAATTGAACTGGCGAAGCAACAATTGGAAGCCAAAAAGCTTGAATTTGAACATAACAATACCCTGTTGATAGAAGTGCTTCACCAGCTTACCGGTAAGAGTAGAGCAGATTTAAAAATGCTCCAACCGCAATTGCATTCTTTTTCCGTGGATGCAGATTCCAATTGGGAGAAACGCAATGAAATCAAAGCCTTAGAAGAGGCCGAACAGGCGACTCAATACCAGGCCAAAATGATAAAGAGCAATTTCATTCCTAAAGTAGCCATGAAAGGTCACTATGAATTTATTGAAGAGAATTTATCACTACTAGATCCAAAATGGTATGTAGGGGTAGGGCTAAAATGGAATGTCTTTGATGGCAACCAATCACGATTAAAAAGAAGAAAAGTTCAACTAGAGACTGCCAAGTATAGAGAACAAATTGAAGAGGCCAATGAAATGATTGAGTTAGCAATATCCAAAGCTGAAATAAGCTATGAATCGGCCTTATTGAATACTAAAATAGTTAAAAAGGAAATTGAATTGGCCAATGAAAACTATGAGATGGTGAATACTCAATACAAAAACAACCTGGCCTCGATCAATGATGTGTTGGATGCTTTAAATGATGTTGAGAAAGCCAATTTCAAATTGCAGGAATCTTATTTTAAAGAACGCCGCGCTGTGGCAGACCTGCTTCATGCCAAAGGAATACTTAATTACTAA
- a CDS encoding HlyD family secretion protein, with the protein MNTYKNILLGGFALLALSSCQPEQITPNRGKVKFETISVSSKLAGRVDKIFVEEGQKVKKGDTLATINIPEVQAKMLQAEGAIMAAQGQLNMAFNGATVEQLNQIDGQLNSGKAQLNFAQESFNRLEAMYTDSLISQQQFDEVKMKLDMAKAQVAALAAKRDEVKKGAREEQIDQAKGQLDRAKGAREEVATASLEQFVIAPADMSVETISLDEGELLTPGFTLFNGYKTNSIYFRFTIPESRIYDFEVGQELSLVNPYTEEEVGGSIAAIKQLAKYAGITSTAPLYGLSESIYELKVVPTSNVQGQKFYINATFLIK; encoded by the coding sequence ATGAATACCTATAAAAATATATTACTAGGCGGTTTCGCACTACTTGCTTTGAGTTCATGCCAGCCAGAACAGATCACCCCCAATAGAGGTAAAGTGAAATTTGAAACCATTTCAGTGAGTAGCAAACTTGCGGGAAGAGTGGATAAAATATTCGTAGAAGAGGGACAAAAAGTAAAGAAAGGGGATACCTTAGCCACAATTAATATTCCAGAAGTACAAGCCAAAATGCTTCAGGCAGAAGGGGCCATTATGGCTGCCCAAGGTCAGTTAAATATGGCCTTTAATGGGGCTACGGTAGAGCAACTCAATCAGATTGATGGCCAATTGAATTCTGGCAAAGCGCAATTGAATTTTGCTCAGGAATCTTTTAACCGTCTTGAAGCCATGTACACGGATTCATTGATAAGCCAACAGCAATTTGATGAGGTAAAGATGAAGTTGGACATGGCGAAAGCTCAGGTAGCTGCTTTAGCGGCCAAGCGAGATGAAGTGAAAAAAGGAGCGAGGGAAGAGCAAATTGACCAAGCCAAAGGGCAGTTGGATAGAGCAAAGGGAGCCAGGGAAGAAGTTGCCACCGCTTCTTTAGAGCAGTTTGTTATTGCACCAGCAGATATGTCGGTAGAAACCATTAGTTTGGATGAAGGAGAGTTACTTACACCCGGTTTTACCTTGTTTAATGGCTACAAAACCAACAGCATCTATTTCAGGTTTACAATTCCAGAATCAAGGATTTATGATTTTGAAGTAGGTCAGGAGTTAAGCTTAGTCAATCCTTATACCGAAGAAGAAGTAGGAGGTAGTATTGCAGCCATCAAGCAACTAGCCAAGTATGCAGGAATTACAAGCACAGCACCTTTGTACGGGTTGTCCGAATCAATTTATGAATTAAAAGTAGTACCTACTTCAAATGTTCAGGGGCAAAAGTTTTATATCAATGCTACTTTCCTGATTAAATAA
- a CDS encoding ABC transporter permease, translated as MMKKFIGLLKLEFRRIFSNSVLMAIFFGAPIGYGILFGYVYQQAKVKDLPIVIVDQDQSPASDKIIDAFEDNEGLHVSDVRSIPGDIKNEMPVKQYVAVITLPTDFEKDLLQKKHPEVRVDLNMANILNANTASNHINTVLMTINAGIEIEGLKKQGLHPEQAKAAYESFKINFNKLYNSTGNYVTFMLPGLLAAIMQQIIFLAMALAFSRDFEDGYFGKLVIESKSSIYHIGLKATPFLIMLPFMWLIISLILSFFNVGVEVINFQMLILTTLLTFASMFIGMLFSIAIPSQLKATELLMVISTPAFILSGFTWPTSAIPEVITNVARFIPVTQYLSGFRKIAFYGGDFASIMPEIKFLTGIILVAVITMILLLQFKINRMAKKQN; from the coding sequence ATGATGAAAAAATTCATAGGCTTATTAAAACTGGAATTCAGGCGTATTTTTTCCAATAGTGTGCTAATGGCCATCTTCTTTGGGGCGCCCATAGGCTACGGTATTTTATTTGGCTATGTGTACCAACAAGCCAAAGTCAAGGATTTACCCATAGTCATTGTGGACCAAGACCAAAGTCCTGCATCGGATAAAATAATTGATGCTTTTGAAGACAATGAGGGCTTACATGTTTCTGATGTAAGGTCAATCCCTGGGGATATCAAAAATGAAATGCCTGTCAAACAATACGTAGCGGTAATTACCCTGCCTACTGATTTTGAAAAGGATCTTTTGCAAAAAAAACATCCAGAGGTACGTGTAGATTTGAACATGGCAAATATTTTAAATGCCAACACAGCGAGCAATCATATCAATACTGTGTTGATGACCATAAATGCTGGAATTGAAATAGAGGGGCTTAAAAAACAAGGACTTCATCCGGAACAGGCAAAAGCAGCTTATGAAAGTTTTAAAATTAACTTCAATAAACTTTATAATTCTACCGGGAATTATGTAACCTTTATGCTACCTGGGTTGCTTGCTGCCATTATGCAACAAATTATCTTTTTAGCAATGGCCTTGGCTTTCTCCCGAGATTTTGAGGATGGCTATTTTGGTAAGCTTGTAATTGAAAGCAAGTCTTCGATTTATCACATAGGCTTAAAGGCAACGCCCTTTTTGATTATGCTTCCCTTTATGTGGTTAATCATAAGTTTGATTCTTTCTTTCTTTAATGTTGGGGTAGAAGTAATTAATTTTCAAATGTTGATTTTGACAACATTATTAACCTTCGCGTCTATGTTTATAGGGATGTTGTTTTCGATTGCCATACCCAGCCAACTGAAAGCGACGGAGTTATTGATGGTAATCTCTACACCCGCATTTATTTTAAGTGGTTTTACTTGGCCTACTTCGGCAATCCCTGAGGTGATTACAAATGTGGCTCGGTTTATTCCCGTAACTCAATACTTGAGTGGCTTTAGGAAAATAGCATTTTATGGAGGGGATTTTGCTTCAATTATGCCTGAAATAAAGTTCCTGACAGGTATAATTTTAGTGGCAGTTATCACGATGATTTTGTTACTTCAGTTTAAAATTAACCGAATGGCAAAGAAGCAAAATTAA